Part of the Zhongshania aliphaticivorans genome, GACGCAACTCGTCAAATGGCGTTGTTTTGGAATGAGGCCAAGGCGACAGGGCTATAACTTAATTACAACTAGGCCGAGAATTGTAAGGTGCTATTATTCCTTATTCTCGGAATAGCGACTCAAGTGTTTCTCTATAAGTAATAGATAGCGCGGTGTAGGGCCTATATCTTCGTAAATCGGGTCCCCTTGGTCATCAATAGACAAAACCTTCGACCCTTGTTGGTAGGGCATCACGCTTTCCATTTCTTCAAGCGCTGCGCTAAGTAGGTCCGTAATAAGCTCTTCAAGGGTTCGGCGAGGATAGAGTTCAGTTAATGCTTGCAGACGAGCAGCATCTTTAATTGAAAGGTGCACATTGTAACTCTCACTTGTCTGAGTGTCGCTGGCGGTTTCTTCCCAAAAAGATAGTAATTCTCGCACTTTCATTGTTCGCTTCCTGTTCTCTTGGCTGGTTATAGAGAATATTCACTCACTAATAAATGATACATAGCAATAAGCAATGTTTGCTAGTGTTTTTGATCAGAATGCTAGTAGTGAATTGGTGATAATCGATCTTTTAGCCAGCCAATTAATAACCGCCTTGATGCCGCGGTCTGTAAATTTGTGTCTTATCAGTCATTGATGTATTTTTGTCTAAATATTGCCGTTTTAGCGAGTAATTGCGGTTATTAGAGTAATAAATGGCGTTGATTTTTCTCGTTTAACGACCATACCTTGGCGTACTCATACGGTGTAAGTCTTGTATGGCAGGTCATTGCTGTGTATCGTTATGCGCTTTTGCTGCAGCGGCCCCTACGCTGCAGGCTATGATTTCGTAACCTATTTGGGGAGTTTCCCGCTATGCGCGTTATATTATTAGGGCCACCTGGGGCAGGTAAGGGCACTCAGGCTCAGTTTATCTCTGAAAAATTTGCTATTCCGCAAATCTCTACGGGTGATATGTTGCGGGCAGCTGTTAAAGCAGGCTCGCCGCTTGGTTTGCAAGTTAAGGAAGTAATGGCTTCTGGTGGTCTGGTTTCAGATGAAACGATAATAGGCTTAGTTAAAGAGCGTATTACTGAGGATGACTGCAAAAACGGCTTTTTATTTGACGGTTTTCCTCGGACCATTCCTCAGGCCGAAGCGCTGATCAATGCCGGGGTAATTATTGATAACGTCGTCGAGATTGCTGTCGAAGACGAAGACATTGTTACTCGTATGAGTGGGCGTCGCACCCATGAAGGTTCTGGCCGCACCTACCATATTGTATATAATCCACCCAAAAATGAGGGTGTTGATGACCTGACAGGTGAAAAATTGATTCAGCGCGAGGACGACAAAGAAGAGACCGTCCGCAATCGTTTGAATGTTTACCATGAGCAAACTAAACCTCTTGTGTCATTTTATGGCAGCTTAGAAGGTGAGCATGCACCAAAGTACTCCCGTATTGAGGGTGTTGGTAGTGTGTCAGAGATTACTCGTCGAGTGTTCGAAGCGCTCGATTCGTAGTTGCTCATTTGTATTTAAAAGGCACCTTCGGGTGCCTTTTTTGTTTTAATTAATCGAATATCACTCATAATCCGTATATTGATAAATACGTTAGTAGAGTTGAAATGAAAACAACTGGCATCATTTTTATAAATTTAGGCACACCGCAAGCACCAAATTCTGGGGCGGTGAGAAAATTTTTACGTGAGTTTTTGTCTGATCGCCGAGTCGTGGAGGTTCCGCGCGTTATTTGGATGTTGATACTTTATTTGATCATTTTACCGTTTCGATCACCTCGAGTAGCGCGAAATTATAAACAGATTTGGATGAACGACACTTCACCTTTGCGCTATTTTTCACAACGCCTAGTTGACGGAGTCTCACTTAAGTTTAGTGATTCTTACCCTGATGCAAAAATTCATACGCGTTTGGCAATGACTTACGGCGATGTCAGTATTTCATCTGCTATTAATGAGCTTTTGGAAAGCGGGTGTGAACGTCTGTTTTTTATACCGCTATACCCACAATATTCGGCCACGACAACGGCGGCAGCGCATGATCAAATTTGTCATTATTTCTCCCAATGTCGAGATATACCTGAGTGGGCTTGGTTAAAAAGTTACTATGATCACCCCAGTTATATTGCTGCGTTGTCAAAAACCGTGAGGCAGCACTGGTCAGACAATGGGCGTGCTGAATTACTGTTAATGTCTTTTCACGGAATACCAAAACGGAATGTTGATTTGGGCGATCCATATCAACTTCATTGTCAAAAAACGGCAGAAGCTTTGGCTTTAGATTTAGGTTTGAATGAAAAGCAATGGATGCTGACGTATCAGTCACGTCTGGGTAAAGCGGAATGGTTACAACCTTACACGGATAAATCAGTCATCAATCTTGCTACTAACGGCACTAAAACATTAGATGTTATTTGCCCCGCATTTGCTGTTGAGTGTTTAGAAACGCTTGAAGAAATAGACGGTGAGGCCAACGAATTTTTTATAGAAAATGGTGGTAATGCCTTCCGTTACATTCCTTGTTTAAACGACAGTGAAGAACATCAAAATCTGTTGTTTTCACTTTGTAAGCCATTTTTAGAAGAAAAAAACGTAAATTTTCGATAAATATTAAGAAAAAGTCGTTAATTAAAAGACTTTTTTTTGCGTTGGTTATTTTATGTGCTATTTTTACACCCATTAATACCAGCATCGTAATCGTCAAGGAGAATAACTGATGCCAGCTAGCAAGACCAGTGTAAAAAAAGCGCCTACAAAACGTAAGCCTCGTGCCAAAAATGTGATTTTAACAAACCCAATTGTGACTAAAGCGGAAGCGGGTTTGCAAAAAGTTGAGGCCATGGTGGCGAACGAGCGTAAAGCGCTTGCAGCTGCAAAAGCAAAAGTGGATGCAGCTCGTGCAAAAGCCAAAAAAACTGCACGTGCCGCTGATAAAAATGCGGTAAAACGTGCCGCTGCTGCTGCAGAAAAATTGAACGCTAAGCTTAAAGTAAGTCGCGCCAAGGTAGCTGATACCAAAGCTGCTGTCGCCAATGCAAAAGCTTTGGCCAGAATTAAGGCATCTGAAACAGCTGTAAAACAAAAGATAGAGGAGCGTTCTGCTGCTCTAGCTAGTAAGGCAGAGGCAGATGTAGAGAAAGCTGTTAAATTATTTGAACAGCGTTTTAAGAAAAAGCGTTTAGCCGCTAATAAACTTAAGTTGGCTGCGATTGAGAAAAAGTTGCTTGCTAAGCATAAGCAGGCAGTAAAACAACTTGGTGCAAAAATTAGTGACCCGAAACTAGCAGCGGCTGCGAAAGTTAGTGCAGCGGCACCTGCCACTAAAAAAGCAGTTGCTAAAAAGGCAGTTGCTAAAAAAGTGGTAGCTAAGAAAACGGCAGTAAAAAAAGCGCCCGCGAAAAAAGCCGCAGCTAAAAAAGTTGTGGCTGAAAAGGCAGTTGCTAAAAAGGTTGTAGCTAAAAAGGCGGTTGCTAAAAAAGCCCCTGCTAAAAAAGCCGCAGCTAAAAAAGCGGTAGCAAAAAAGACTGTCGCTAAAAAGGCAGTTGCTAAAAAAGCGCCTG contains:
- the adk gene encoding adenylate kinase; this translates as MRVILLGPPGAGKGTQAQFISEKFAIPQISTGDMLRAAVKAGSPLGLQVKEVMASGGLVSDETIIGLVKERITEDDCKNGFLFDGFPRTIPQAEALINAGVIIDNVVEIAVEDEDIVTRMSGRRTHEGSGRTYHIVYNPPKNEGVDDLTGEKLIQREDDKEETVRNRLNVYHEQTKPLVSFYGSLEGEHAPKYSRIEGVGSVSEITRRVFEALDS
- a CDS encoding histone H1-like repetitive region-containing protein; its protein translation is MPASKTSVKKAPTKRKPRAKNVILTNPIVTKAEAGLQKVEAMVANERKALAAAKAKVDAARAKAKKTARAADKNAVKRAAAAAEKLNAKLKVSRAKVADTKAAVANAKALARIKASETAVKQKIEERSAALASKAEADVEKAVKLFEQRFKKKRLAANKLKLAAIEKKLLAKHKQAVKQLGAKISDPKLAAAAKVSAAAPATKKAVAKKAVAKKVVAKKTAVKKAPAKKAAAKKVVAEKAVAKKVVAKKAVAKKAPAKKAAAKKAVAKKTVAKKAVAKKAPAKKVAATPEVAASPAEAPKSES
- the hemH gene encoding ferrochelatase, which produces MKTTGIIFINLGTPQAPNSGAVRKFLREFLSDRRVVEVPRVIWMLILYLIILPFRSPRVARNYKQIWMNDTSPLRYFSQRLVDGVSLKFSDSYPDAKIHTRLAMTYGDVSISSAINELLESGCERLFFIPLYPQYSATTTAAAHDQICHYFSQCRDIPEWAWLKSYYDHPSYIAALSKTVRQHWSDNGRAELLLMSFHGIPKRNVDLGDPYQLHCQKTAEALALDLGLNEKQWMLTYQSRLGKAEWLQPYTDKSVINLATNGTKTLDVICPAFAVECLETLEEIDGEANEFFIENGGNAFRYIPCLNDSEEHQNLLFSLCKPFLEEKNVNFR
- a CDS encoding type 1 pili tip component — encoded protein: MKVRELLSFWEETASDTQTSESYNVHLSIKDAARLQALTELYPRRTLEELITDLLSAALEEMESVMPYQQGSKVLSIDDQGDPIYEDIGPTPRYLLLIEKHLSRYSENKE